Proteins from a single region of Tistrella mobilis:
- a CDS encoding F0F1 ATP synthase subunit gamma has protein sequence MPNLKNLKVRINSVKATQKITKAMQMVAASKLRRATEQVEASRPYAERMERVLRSLASRVIVTDTTPKLLAGSGSDQVHLLILATADRGLCGGFNTSLVRAAKRQIQILTAQGKTVKVLCVGRKGRDQLRREYGSLIIDTVEGIGRKRLAFSEVQAIGDKVIALYEAGEFDVATLIFSHFKSAINQVVTLQQLVPFATAEAANDTQATAAGSGAVYEYEPEEEAILADLLPRNISVQIFKGLLENAASEQGARMTAMDNATRNAGEMIGKLTLEYNRTRQAVITRELIEIISGAEAL, from the coding sequence ATGCCTAACCTGAAGAACCTCAAAGTCCGCATCAACAGCGTCAAGGCGACGCAGAAGATCACCAAGGCCATGCAGATGGTCGCGGCGTCGAAGCTGCGCCGTGCCACCGAGCAGGTCGAGGCTTCGCGTCCCTATGCCGAGCGCATGGAGCGTGTGCTCCGCTCGCTCGCCTCGCGCGTGATCGTGACCGACACCACGCCGAAGCTGCTCGCCGGTTCGGGCAGCGATCAGGTGCATCTGCTGATCCTGGCGACGGCGGATCGCGGCCTGTGCGGCGGCTTCAACACCAGCCTCGTGCGTGCCGCGAAGCGTCAGATCCAGATCCTGACCGCCCAGGGCAAGACGGTGAAGGTGCTGTGCGTGGGCCGCAAGGGCCGCGACCAGCTGCGCCGCGAATACGGCAGCCTGATCATCGACACCGTCGAGGGCATCGGGCGCAAGCGTCTGGCCTTCTCCGAGGTGCAGGCCATCGGCGACAAGGTGATCGCGCTCTACGAAGCCGGTGAGTTCGACGTCGCCACCCTGATTTTCAGCCACTTCAAGTCGGCGATCAATCAGGTGGTGACCCTGCAGCAGCTGGTGCCGTTCGCAACCGCCGAGGCCGCGAACGATACCCAGGCAACTGCAGCGGGCAGCGGCGCTGTCTACGAGTACGAGCCCGAGGAGGAGGCGATCCTCGCCGACCTTCTGCCGCGCAACATCTCGGTCCAGATCTTCAAGGGTCTGCTCGAGAATGCGGCCAGCGAGCAGGGCGCGCGGATGACGGCGATGGACAACGCCACCCGCAATGCCGGCGAGATGATCGGCAAGCTGACGCTGGAATACAACCGCACGCGTCAGGCGGTCATCACGCGCGAGCTGATCGAAATCATTTCCGGCGCCGAGGCGCTGTAA
- the atpD gene encoding F0F1 ATP synthase subunit beta, which yields MKNKVGKITQVIGAVVDVQFDGDLPAIQNALTTDNNGNKLVLEVAQHLGENQVRTIAMDGTEGLIRGQDVVDSGAPISVPVGPATLGRILNVVGEPIDEKGPVDNSRVAPIHAEAPAFAEQSTEAEILVTGIKVIDLLAPYAKGGKIGLFGGAGVGKTVLIMELINNVAKAHGGVSVFAGVGERTREGNDLYHEMIDSGVIKPDDLGASKVALVYGQMNEPPGARARVALTGLTLAEYFRDEEGQDVLFFVDNIFRFTQAGSEVSALLGRIPSAVGYQPTLATEMGRLQERITSTRKGSITSVQAIYVPADDLTDPAPATSFAHLDATTVLSRQIAELGIYPAVDPLDSTSRMLDPRIVGDEHYRTAREVQRVLQSYKSLQDIIAILGMDELSEEDKLVVARARKIQRFLSQPFHVAEVFTGFPGKLVSLEDTIRGFKEIVDGKHDDLPEAAFYMVGSIEEAIEKAREMAKAAA from the coding sequence ATGAAGAACAAGGTCGGCAAGATTACGCAGGTCATCGGCGCCGTTGTCGACGTGCAGTTCGACGGCGACCTGCCGGCGATCCAGAACGCGCTTACCACCGACAACAACGGCAACAAGCTGGTCCTGGAAGTGGCGCAGCACCTGGGTGAAAACCAGGTCCGCACCATCGCCATGGACGGCACCGAAGGCCTGATCCGTGGCCAGGACGTGGTCGACTCCGGCGCGCCGATCAGCGTGCCGGTCGGTCCCGCCACGCTGGGCCGCATCCTGAACGTCGTCGGCGAGCCGATCGACGAGAAGGGCCCGGTGGACAACAGCCGCGTTGCCCCCATCCACGCCGAGGCGCCCGCCTTTGCGGAGCAGTCGACCGAGGCCGAGATCCTCGTCACCGGCATCAAGGTCATCGATCTGCTGGCGCCCTATGCCAAGGGCGGCAAGATCGGCCTGTTCGGTGGTGCGGGCGTGGGCAAGACGGTGCTGATCATGGAGCTGATCAACAACGTCGCGAAGGCCCATGGTGGCGTGTCGGTGTTCGCCGGTGTCGGCGAGCGTACCCGCGAGGGTAACGACCTCTATCACGAGATGATCGACTCGGGCGTTATCAAGCCGGACGATCTGGGCGCCTCGAAGGTGGCCCTGGTCTACGGTCAGATGAACGAGCCCCCGGGAGCCCGTGCCCGCGTCGCGCTGACCGGCCTGACGCTGGCCGAGTACTTCCGTGACGAGGAAGGCCAGGACGTGCTGTTCTTCGTCGACAACATCTTCCGTTTCACCCAGGCGGGTTCGGAAGTGTCGGCGCTGCTCGGCCGTATTCCTTCGGCGGTGGGTTATCAGCCGACGCTGGCGACCGAAATGGGTCGTCTGCAGGAGCGGATCACCTCCACCCGCAAGGGCTCGATCACCTCGGTGCAGGCGATTTACGTGCCGGCCGACGACCTGACCGACCCTGCGCCGGCCACCTCGTTCGCCCATCTGGATGCCACCACCGTGCTGTCGCGTCAGATCGCCGAGCTCGGCATCTACCCGGCGGTGGACCCGCTCGACTCGACCTCGCGCATGCTCGACCCGCGCATCGTCGGCGACGAGCACTACCGCACGGCCCGCGAAGTGCAGCGCGTGCTGCAGAGCTACAAGTCGCTGCAGGACATCATCGCCATTCTGGGCATGGACGAACTGTCGGAAGAGGACAAGCTGGTCGTCGCGCGTGCGCGTAAGATCCAGCGCTTCCTCTCGCAGCCCTTCCACGTCGCCGAAGTCTTCACCGGCTTCCCGGGCAAGCTCGTCTCGCTCGAGGATACCATCCGGGGCTTCAAGGAGATCGTGGACGGCAAGCACGACGACCTGCCCGAGGCAGCGTTCTACATGGTGGGTTCGATCGAAGAAGCGATCGAGAAGGCCCGCGAGATGGCGAAGGCCGCGGCCTGA
- a CDS encoding F0F1 ATP synthase subunit epsilon, translating to MSDKVRFELVSPERLLLARDVDMVVVPGSEGHFGVLPGHAPLIATMRPGVIEVYEGQTVVDRLFVAGGMVEVTEASCIVLAEDALNLKDVNRGDAEARAKAAREDLSLARDEAERLSAERKIAEAEALLQAVA from the coding sequence ATGTCGGACAAGGTCAGGTTCGAGCTGGTGTCGCCGGAGCGTCTGCTCCTGGCCCGGGACGTCGACATGGTCGTCGTCCCCGGGTCGGAGGGACATTTCGGTGTCCTGCCCGGCCACGCACCCCTGATCGCGACCATGCGTCCGGGGGTGATCGAGGTCTATGAGGGCCAGACGGTCGTCGATCGTCTGTTCGTCGCCGGCGGCATGGTCGAGGTCACCGAAGCGAGCTGCATCGTGCTCGCCGAGGACGCCCTCAACCTCAAGGACGTCAACCGCGGCGACGCCGAGGCCCGTGCCAAGGCGGCTCGTGAGGATCTCTCGCTGGCGCGCGACGAGGCCGAGCGCCTCTCCGCCGAGCGTAAGATCGCCGAGGCCGAGGCCCTGCTCCAGGCGGTCGCCTGA
- a CDS encoding winged helix-turn-helix domain-containing protein, with product MADAQEGRLAGAARRLMAEAAPANLPPANLPPGTLSLRIDLPGGRRFGPGKAALLAHVEALGSIAAAGREMGMSYARAWRLIEAMNAEFAAPLVQRQAGGAGGGGALLTETGHAVLAAYRAALEAASAAAAAPLARFADLAGPASPVSSDPVSSGPMSPEPGS from the coding sequence GTGGCTGATGCGCAAGAAGGTCGGCTGGCTGGAGCGGCGCGCCGCCTGATGGCCGAGGCGGCGCCTGCCAACCTGCCCCCTGCCAATCTGCCCCCTGGCACCCTGTCCCTGCGCATCGATCTGCCGGGCGGCCGCCGGTTCGGTCCGGGCAAGGCCGCCCTGTTGGCCCATGTCGAGGCTTTGGGATCGATCGCGGCGGCCGGCCGCGAGATGGGCATGTCCTATGCGCGCGCCTGGCGGCTGATCGAGGCCATGAATGCCGAGTTCGCCGCGCCGCTGGTCCAGCGTCAGGCCGGCGGCGCCGGCGGTGGCGGTGCTCTGCTGACAGAGACCGGCCATGCCGTGCTGGCGGCCTATCGGGCCGCGCTGGAGGCAGCCTCGGCGGCCGCCGCGGCGCCTCTTGCCCGCTTCGCCGATCTGGCGGGGCCCGCCAGCCCTGTATCCTCAGATCCTGTCTCCTCAGGCCCTATGTCCCCAGAGCCAGGGTCTTGA
- a CDS encoding ferritin-like domain-containing protein, with amino-acid sequence MKHWTIDDIAWEHFDPSKVDPEILKAVKAAALVEHNGYDYAAYLCSVFADDPDFCQAAKDWAEEEVQHGRALRRWAEYADPTFDFDDAFARFTRDITLPLDAKQSIRGSRSGELVARCIVEVGTSSFYGAMAAATEEPVLKSIAMRIRADELRHYKLFYNHLNRYLEREQLGPTRRLMIALSRIRETEDDELAYAYHCANGLAGPYDRSACIAAYSRRAYGMYKRPHVERAVMMTCKAAGLDPQSRVARLLGDASWWLMRKKVGWLERRAA; translated from the coding sequence ATGAAACATTGGACGATCGACGACATCGCCTGGGAGCACTTCGACCCCTCGAAGGTCGACCCCGAGATCCTGAAGGCCGTGAAGGCGGCCGCGCTGGTTGAGCATAACGGTTACGACTACGCGGCCTATCTGTGCAGCGTGTTCGCCGATGATCCCGACTTCTGCCAGGCCGCGAAGGACTGGGCGGAAGAGGAGGTGCAGCACGGCCGTGCCCTCCGCCGCTGGGCCGAATACGCCGATCCGACCTTCGACTTCGATGACGCCTTCGCCCGCTTCACGCGTGACATCACCCTGCCGCTCGACGCCAAGCAGTCGATCCGCGGGTCACGTTCGGGGGAGCTGGTCGCCCGCTGCATCGTCGAGGTCGGCACCTCGTCCTTCTATGGCGCCATGGCGGCCGCGACCGAAGAACCGGTCCTGAAATCCATCGCCATGCGCATCCGGGCGGACGAGCTGCGCCATTACAAGCTGTTCTACAACCACCTGAACCGCTATCTGGAGCGGGAGCAGCTGGGCCCGACCCGCCGGCTGATGATCGCGCTCAGCCGCATCCGCGAGACCGAGGATGACGAGCTGGCCTATGCCTATCACTGCGCCAACGGGCTTGCCGGACCCTATGACCGCTCCGCCTGCATCGCCGCCTACAGCCGGCGTGCCTATGGCATGTACAAGCGCCCGCATGTCGAGCGCGCGGTCATGATGACCTGCAAGGCGGCCGGGCTGGATCCGCAGAGCCGGGTGGCCCGGCTGCTGGGCGATGCATCCTGGTGGCTGATGCGCAAGAAGGTCGGCTGGCTGGAGCGGCGCGCCGCCTGA